The genomic DNA CGGGCGGACCCGCCGGACGCGGCGCGGATCTAGGCTGCCTGCCGCTCCGGCCTCGGTCCGGCGGCCAGCCGCGAGTTGCGGTAGCGCGCGTCGTCGGTGACCTCGCGCTCGACCCACGGGGGGAGCACCACCGGCTGGTCCTCGCGCTCCAGTTCGATCTCGGCCAGGATCAGGCCCGCGAGTTCCCCGCCGAACACGTCGACGTCCCACATCGCCCCGGCATGCGCGACCCGGTAGCGGGTCTTCTCGAGCCGCCGGTCCGGCGGCACCGTAGCGAGGAGCGCCGCGCCGTCCTCCGGCGCGATGGCGAACTCGATCTCGTCCCGGCTGGCGCCGCGGCGCGGGCTCTTCCACGTGATGAGCGCGCGCTCACCGGCGCGGCGGATCCGGATCGTGTTGGCCGCGTCGGTGAAGAGATAGCCCTGAACCAGGGGCGTCCCCGCCCGGCACAGCGCCAGAACCGACGGGTTCGCGATGAACTTGCGCTCGATCTCGACAGCCATGCCGCGCCTCGTGGACGTTTGACGCGTCAGCCTTCGCGGACAAGCCGGCCCGAGACAAGCCGGCAGGCGGGGATGAGCACAGCGTTACAGGCATGGCTCGGTGCCAATGCGCGCGGGCTGCAATGCGATCCTGTTAAACTTATGTAAAAGCGTGAGGAGTCCGACGCTTGCACAAGCATCATCAGAAATCCCGCCCCCCTCCATCCCCGAGGTCACCGCTGAAGACGGCATCCAAGCGGCCGAATTTGAAGAAGCTGCTCCGGAAGGCGCAGGTCAAACCGCTCAAGCAGGTGGCGGCCCTGCCGTTTCGCGTCGGCGCGGACGGACGGATCGAGGTTCTGCTGATCACCTCGCGGGACACGGGGCGCTGGATCATCCCGAAGGGCTGGCCGATGGCTGGCCGCAAGGCCCATCAGGCCGCCGAGCGGGAGGCCTACGAGGAGGCGGGGCTCGAGGGGCAGATCGCCGCCAACCCGGTCGGCCGGTATCACTACCAGAAGCGCTTCGATCACGGCCGCGCCTTCCCCTGCATGGTGCGCGTCTACCCGCTTCGGGTCGAGGCCCAGCACGAGCGCTGGCCGGAACAGGCCCAGCGCACGCTGCGATGGTTCCCGCCCGAGGAGGCGGCGCGCCTCGTCCACGAGGACGAGCTCCAAGAACTCCTGACGGATTTCGCGACGCGGCCGGTCGAGATTCGCGGCGAGCGCGGCTGACCGGCGCGGGCGGCCCGTCGCGGCGCCGGGAGATGCGACTCCCGATCTGCGGCCGGACCGGCACGCCGTGGCGCCCGTGAGAGCCGGGCCAGCATCGCGAGGACGATCGGCGCCCGGGCGCGATGCAACTTCTGATTAGTATCCGCAGGTTAAGGTTCCCGCCGTCGAAGATGGGCGGGGCACCTCGATGTATCGCGCGTTCGCTTGCCTGACCGAGGAACATACCGGTTGGGTGGTCGCCCTGGCCGCCTGCGTGTGCTGGATCTCCTGCGCGGTCGCCCTCAAGCTCGAGCAGCGCGTCCAGGTCCGCGCCGACGGGTACGGGCCGGTCTGGCTCCTGGCGTCGGGCTTCTCGATCGGGGCCGGGATCTGGAGCACGCACTTCATCGGCATGCTGGGCTACGATCCCGGCGTGGTGCTGGGCTACGAGCCGCGCACGACCCTGCTCTCGCTGATCGTCGCGATCGCGGCCGCCACCGTGGCGTTCCTGTTCGCCCGGGCCATGCCGTCGCGCTGGGCCGGGGCGGGGGCCGGGCTCGCGCTCGGGATCGGCATCGCCTGCATGCACTTCCTCGGCATCGCCGGCGTGCGGCTGCCGGGGCACTTCACCTGGGACCCGGCCCTGGCCGCCACGGCGATCGCGGCGGGCTGCGGGCTCGCGGCCGCCGGCATGGCCATCCATGTCGGGCGCGCGGGCGCGCGGGCGCGGCTCGCGGCCGCGACCGTCCTGACCCTCGCCATCGCGGTCCTGCACTTCCTGGCCATGGCGGCCGCCCGCGTGGTGCCGGACCCGGCCCTGGCGGTCCCGCAGCTCGGCCTCGCCCGCGGCGTCCTGGCCGCCGGCATCGCCGGCATGATGGCGGTGATCCTGGCCTTCGCGGCGCTGACGCTGATGCTGGACCATCTGCGCCGGATCAACGTCGCCCTGGCCCGGCAGGGCCGCATGCTGCGCGAGAAGACCCTGCTGCTCGACGCCACCCTCGACAGCATGGACCAGGGCCTCATCATGGTCGACGCGGGCGGCGTGGTCCGGGTGTGCAACGAGCGGGCGCTGGCGCTCCTCGACCTGCCCCGGGCGATGATGCAGGCGCGGCCGAGCTACCGGGCGGTGCTGCGCCACGAGGCGAGCCGCCGCGAGCGCCGGCGCCCGGACCGCTCGATCCGGACCTGGATCGAGCGCGGCGAGGCCGGGCAGACGCAGGTTCACGAGCGGGCGCGGCCGAACGGCCTCGTGCTGGAGGTCCGCACCGTGCCCCTGGCGGATGGCGGCTTCGTGCGGACCTTCACCGACATCACCAAGCGGAAGGCCGCGGAGGCGGAGGTGGCGCGCCTCGCCCGCCACGACGTGCTCACCGGCCTGCCGAACCGGGCGCTGTTCCAC from Methylobacterium radiotolerans JCM 2831 includes the following:
- a CDS encoding NUDIX hydrolase, producing the protein MKKLLRKAQVKPLKQVAALPFRVGADGRIEVLLITSRDTGRWIIPKGWPMAGRKAHQAAEREAYEEAGLEGQIAANPVGRYHYQKRFDHGRAFPCMVRVYPLRVEAQHERWPEQAQRTLRWFPPEEAARLVHEDELQELLTDFATRPVEIRGERG
- a CDS encoding CYTH domain-containing protein — translated: MAVEIERKFIANPSVLALCRAGTPLVQGYLFTDAANTIRIRRAGERALITWKSPRRGASRDEIEFAIAPEDGAALLATVPPDRRLEKTRYRVAHAGAMWDVDVFGGELAGLILAEIELEREDQPVVLPPWVEREVTDDARYRNSRLAAGPRPERQAA